One genomic segment of Gossypium arboreum isolate Shixiya-1 chromosome 3, ASM2569848v2, whole genome shotgun sequence includes these proteins:
- the LOC108476105 gene encoding repetitive proline-rich cell wall protein 2-like translates to MSTTHLLILLLGVVALATPSFGTYESPNYGKPPTPVYKPPKVKPPPYEHKPPVYEPPKKEKPEPKPPVYTPPKKEKPEPKPPVYEPPKKEKPEPKPPVYTPPKKEKPEPKPPVYEPPKKEKPEPKPPIYMPPKKEKPKLKPPVYEPPKKEKPEPKPPVYAPPKKEKPEPKPPVYKPPKKPPVYEPKPPKPPVYTPPKKEKPEPKPPVHESPKKPPYGHYPGHPPLGKPQ, encoded by the coding sequence ATGTCTACCACACACTTGCTAATATTGCTACTTGGAGTGGTGGCTCTCGCCACTCCCTCTTTTGGTACCTATGAGTCTCCCAACTATGGGAAGCCCCCTACTCCTGTTTATAAACCTCCTAAGGTGAAACCCCCACCTTATGAACATAAGCCCCCTGTTTATGAACCACCAAAGAAGGAGAAGCCTGAGCCTAAACCACCAGTTTATACGCCTCCAAAGAAAGAGAAGCCTGAACCCAAACCACCAGTATATGAACCTCCAAAGAAGGAAAAGCCTGAGCCTAAGCCACCAGTTTATACGCCACCAAAGAAAGAGAAGCCTGAGCCCAAACCACCAGTATATGAACCTCCAAAGAAGGAAAAGCCTGAGCCTAAGCCACCAATTTATATGCCACCAAAGAAAGAGAAGCCTAAGCTTAAACCACCAGTGTATGAACCACCAAAGAAGGAGAAACCTGAACCTAAGCCACCAGTTTATGCACCTCCAAAGAAAGAAAAACCAGAACCCAAACCACCAGTTTATAAGCCTCCAAAGAAGCCACCAGTGTATGAGCCTAAGCCACCAAAGCCACCGGTTTACACACCACCAAAGAAAGAGAAGCCAGAACCTAAACCACCGGTACATGAGTCTCCCAAGAAACCACCATATGGTCACTATCCAGGACACCCTCCACTGGGGAAGCCTCAATAA